In Fundulus heteroclitus isolate FHET01 chromosome 16, MU-UCD_Fhet_4.1, whole genome shotgun sequence, a single genomic region encodes these proteins:
- the p2ry11 gene encoding P2Y purinoceptor 11 produces MAGNFSECERFQIGLLPTLYGVEFAVALAGNLFALRLLLVRERRNWHTGVVLSCNLAVSDLLYILTLPLLIVYYALEKQWLFGEAVCKIERFLFNLNLYVSIFFIMAISVNRCVGIMWPFFARSHVEPSHVKVISVVIWLVVGVISCPVLKFASLCTPSYNNNTLCVSYCHQTSDARSHFTYKVFLAVFGCLVPFIVTFTSYCVVIRVVWKNVNITTLEKRKVALLVISAIVLYAVSFVPYHVYQVHHLYLRMYLADTNCWVYRMYQVSKGLATLNMCIHPILYMALFDSIRVACCGKSSEDNMVG; encoded by the coding sequence ATGGCGGGCAACTTCTCTGAATGTGAGAGGTTTCAGATCGGCCTGCTCCCCACCCTGTATGGGGTTGAGTTTGCTGTGGCCTTGGCAGGAAACCTGTTTGCCCTCCGGCTGCTGCTGGTCAGAGAAAGGCGAAACTGGCACACCGGCGTTGTCCTCTCCTGCAACCTGGCCGTCAGCGACCTGTTGTACATCCTCACCCTGCCTCTGCTGATCGTCTACTACGCTCTGGAGAAACAGTGGCTGTTCGGCGAGGCCGTGTGTAAAATCGAGAGGTTTCTTTTCAACCTCAACTTGTACGTCAGCATCTTCTTCATCATGGCAATAAGCGTGAACCGCTGTGTGGGCATCATGTGGCCCTTCTTCGCCCGCTCCCACGTGGAACCGTCCCATGTCAAAGTCATCAGCGTCGTCATATGGCTTGTTGTTGGAGTCATCTCCTGCCCCGTGCTCAAGTTTGCTTCTCTTTGCACACCCAGTTACAATAACAACACTTTATGTGTGTCCTACTGTCACCAGACGTCCGACGCGAGGTCTCACTTTACATACAAAGTATTCCTTGCTGTGTTTGGCTGTCTTGTTCCTTTCATAGTAACTTTTACTTCTTACTGTGTGGTAATCCGGGTTGTGTGGAAAAATGTCAACATAACAACACTTGAAAAGCGCAAAGTGGCGTTGTTGGTCATATCAGCGATTGTCCTATATGCTGTTTCCTTTGTGCCCTATCATGTCTACCAAGTCCATCATCTGTATTTGAGGATGTATCTCGCGGACACGAACTGCTGGGTCTACCGCATGTACCAAGTGTCCAAGGGTCTGGCGACACTGAACATGTGTATCCATCCGATACTCTACATGGCTCTGTTTGACAGTATAAGGGTGGCATGCTGTGGAAAGAGCTCAGAAGACAACATGGTTGGATGA
- the ppan gene encoding suppressor of SWI4 1 homolog — protein MGKPKTKNQKKSRAQAVHVAEEAYRSVPHSFVFQRGQVGKNVGQLVQDMRKVMQPYTAESLKVRKKNLLKDFVSIAGPLGVTHFIIFGKTPDTVNMRLARLPKGPMLYFRVLKYSLIKDVVSSLKKHRMHEQQFTHHPLLILSNFGVQGMHVKLMATMFQNMFPSINVQKVNLNSIKRCVLFSFDPESQEIQFRHYSLKVVPVGMSRGVKKLMQEKFPNMSKFEDITELLVKGANLSESEAEQDGEHNITELPQNYSGRGNMPSQQSAVRLTEIGPRLTLQLVKIQEGMGDGNILYHSMVSKTEEEIQEILKRKEAKMKEKENRRKAQEQNVAKKKEMREENKKKSLEGIKKKRAEAEEDSEVEDPGMQEDKPAAVESDDDVEYYRQAVGQEPDEDMFPGAKKRRRSEKSQERGKKRKLSPGKNSKDSHSKSPKRKGTAGQHREKTGNTPQGKGWKKSKDAEKAFGKKKWPPGKAFGSKKSGERENKFGRKNFDGKKNKNRSFPSKGHKGKPDFKKKGAGGKQGVTRSKGKR, from the exons ATGGGGAAACCAAAG accaAAAACCAGAAGAAGTCCCGAGCCCAAGCCGTCCATGTGGCCGAGGAAGCCTACCGATCTGTGCCCCACTCCTTCGTGTTTCAGCGGGGGCAGGTTGGGAAAAACGTGGGCCAGCTCGTCCAGGACATGAGGAAAGTCATGCAGCCCTACACCGCCGAGTCTCTGAAG GTACGGAAAAAGAATCTCCTGAAGGATTTTGTATCCATAGCCGGGCCGCTGGGAGTGACCCACTTCATTATTTTTGGCAAAACTCCCGACACCGTCAACATG AGACTCGCTCGGCTTCCCAAAGGCCCCATGCTTTATTTTAGGGTCCTCAAG TATTCCCTTATTAAAGATGTGGTTTCATCTTTGAAGAAGCACAGGATGCACGAGCAGCAGTTCACCCATCATCCACTTCTCATCCTCAGTAACTTTGGGGTGCAGGGCATGCACGTGAAACTCATGGCCACCATGTTCCAGAACATGTTTCCCTCCATTAACGTCCAAAAG gtgAACCTGAACAGCATCAAGAGGTGTGTGCTGTTTAGTTTTGACCCAGAGTCCCAGGAAATTCAGTTTCGACACTA CAGCCTCAAAGTCGTCCCCGTGGGCATGAGCCGAGGAGTAAAGAAGCTGATGCAGGAAAAGTTCCCCAACATGAGCAAGTTCGAGGACATCACCGAGCTGCTGGTGAA GGGAGCGAACTTGTCCGAAAGCGAAGCCGAGCAGGACGGCGAGCACAACATAACCGAACTGCCCCAGAATTATTCCGGAAGAGGCAACATGCCGTCCCAACAGAGCGCTGTCCGTTTGACTGAG ATCGGTCCTCGCCTGACTCTGCAGCTGGTGAAGATTCAGGAGGGGATGGGCGACGGGAACATTCTTTACCACTCCATGG TTTCCAAGACGGAGGAGGAAATACAGGAGATCCTGAAGAGGAAGGAGGCCAAGATGAAAGAAAAGGAGAACCGCAGGAAAGCACAGGAGCAAAACGTGGCGAAGAAGAAAGAGATGCGAGAAGAGAACAA GAAAAAGAGTCTGGAAGGCATAAAGAAAAAACGGGCTGAAGCCGAGGAGGACAGTGAGGTGGAAGATCCAGGCATGCAGGAAGATAAGCCAGCTGCTGTGGAATCTGACGACGATGTGGAGTACTACAGACAGGCCGTGGGGCAAGAACCGGATGAAG ATATGTTCCCGGGTGCCAAGAAGAGGCGGCGGTCTGAAAAATCTCAGGAACGAGGCAAGAAGAGAAAGCTGTCCCCTGGTAAAAACTCAAAAGACTCACATTCCAAATCGCCGAAAAGAAAAGGAAcggcaggacaacacagagagaaaacGGGAAACACTCCGCAGGGGAAAGGATGGAAGAAGTCTAAAGATGCAGAGAAAGCGTTTGGGAAGAAGAAATGGCCGCCGGGAAAAGCGTTCGGCTCCAAGAAATccggagagagagaaaataaatttgGGCGAAAAAACTTTGacggaaagaaaaacaagaacagatcgtTTCCTTCAAAAGGTCACAAAGGTAAGCCTGACTTCAAGAAGAAAGGTGCGGGCGGAAAGCAAGGTGTGACACGGAGTAAAGGGAAACGCTGA